From Oceanispirochaeta sp., one genomic window encodes:
- the hslU gene encoding ATP-dependent protease ATPase subunit HslU — protein sequence MSIGLELKTPKEIVSELDKYIIGQEKAKKAVAIALRNRLRRSRLPDDLRDEIAPKNIIMIGPTGVGKTEIARRLSRLCGAPFIKVEATKFTEVGYVGRDVESMVRDLMAAAVSMVKAELKEGVLEEAKAATEEALLDLLLPGSKTQQPLPDAQGNLPAIIPESPGAHTREVLRRKLKVGELEDRVVEVKISGSGGPSIEIFSGANFESMDMNMGALGNIFGGMNKKTRKVKVSQAREILQGEQMDKLIDSDNATDIARDRVQNMGIIFIDEIDKIANKNGTSGGQDISREGVQRDILPIVEGSTINTKYGMVDTSHVLFIAAGAFNLSKPSDLIPELQGRFPIRVELEDLNADAFEMILTQPKTALIKQYIELLATEEVTLNFTEPAIRRLAELAEEVNNHTENIGARRLHTIMEHLLEEVSFNAPEMQGETVDITPEYVEKRLGDIIQDRDLSRFIL from the coding sequence ATGAGTATAGGATTGGAACTGAAAACTCCCAAAGAGATTGTATCAGAGCTGGATAAATATATTATTGGTCAGGAAAAGGCAAAAAAGGCTGTGGCCATTGCCTTGAGAAACCGACTCAGACGATCCAGGTTACCTGATGATCTCAGAGATGAGATCGCTCCTAAAAATATCATCATGATAGGACCCACCGGGGTGGGTAAAACTGAAATTGCCCGTAGGCTTTCCAGGCTTTGCGGAGCCCCCTTTATCAAGGTGGAAGCCACGAAATTCACCGAGGTCGGGTATGTCGGGCGGGATGTGGAATCCATGGTCCGCGACCTGATGGCTGCAGCGGTCTCCATGGTTAAAGCAGAATTGAAAGAAGGTGTCCTGGAAGAGGCCAAGGCGGCAACTGAAGAAGCTCTTCTGGATCTTCTTCTTCCAGGTTCAAAGACTCAACAGCCCCTTCCTGATGCCCAGGGTAATCTTCCTGCTATCATTCCCGAATCTCCCGGAGCGCATACAAGAGAAGTTCTCCGGCGGAAACTGAAAGTTGGAGAGCTGGAAGACCGGGTTGTAGAAGTGAAAATTTCCGGCAGCGGCGGACCATCCATCGAAATCTTCTCGGGTGCAAACTTTGAATCCATGGATATGAACATGGGGGCTCTGGGGAATATCTTCGGGGGGATGAATAAAAAGACCCGCAAGGTGAAAGTATCCCAGGCGCGAGAAATCCTTCAGGGTGAACAGATGGATAAACTCATTGACAGTGATAATGCCACCGATATTGCCCGGGACCGTGTTCAGAATATGGGCATTATTTTCATTGATGAAATTGACAAGATTGCCAATAAAAATGGAACCTCGGGAGGACAGGATATCTCCCGGGAGGGTGTTCAAAGGGATATTCTACCTATTGTAGAAGGCTCTACAATCAATACAAAATACGGTATGGTCGATACTTCTCATGTCCTGTTTATTGCAGCAGGAGCCTTCAATCTGTCCAAACCATCAGATCTGATTCCTGAACTTCAGGGACGTTTTCCCATCCGGGTTGAGCTGGAGGATCTGAATGCAGATGCCTTCGAAATGATACTGACCCAGCCAAAAACCGCTCTGATCAAGCAGTACATTGAGCTTCTGGCGACGGAAGAGGTTACTCTGAACTTTACGGAACCTGCTATCCGCCGTCTGGCAGAGTTAGCAGAAGAGGTGAATAACCATACCGAGAATATCGGTGCCAGACGACTGCACACAATCATGGAGCATCTTTTGGAAGAGGTTTCGTTTAATGCTCCTGAAATGCAGGGCGAAACCGTTGATATTACTCCGGAATACGTCGAAAAACGCCTGGGAGATATCATTCAGGATCGGGATTTAAGCCGGTTTATCCTTTAG
- the hslV gene encoding ATP-dependent protease subunit HslV produces the protein MKLRGTTILAVTRNGEMAMAGDGQVTMGDSVVMKGNARKVRRLLGGQVICGFAGSTADAFTLEERFEGKLREFGGDLTRAAVELAKDWRTDRNLRRLEAMLLVMDKEKILLLSGNGDVIEPEGGAIAIGSGGNYAYAAARAYLDGSDFSAAEIARRSLGIAGDICVFTNHSITLEEIS, from the coding sequence ATGAAATTAAGAGGAACCACAATTCTGGCAGTCACTCGGAATGGCGAAATGGCCATGGCCGGAGACGGACAGGTGACCATGGGCGATTCTGTCGTCATGAAGGGAAATGCCCGGAAGGTCCGCCGCCTCCTGGGAGGACAGGTCATCTGCGGCTTTGCAGGCTCAACAGCGGATGCCTTCACTCTGGAAGAGCGATTCGAGGGTAAATTGAGAGAATTCGGCGGAGACCTGACCCGTGCTGCCGTTGAACTGGCTAAAGACTGGAGGACAGACCGGAATCTGCGCCGTCTGGAAGCCATGCTTCTGGTCATGGACAAGGAAAAAATACTCCTCCTCTCGGGGAATGGTGATGTGATCGAACCTGAAGGGGGCGCTATCGCCATAGGATCGGGCGGCAATTATGCTTATGCCGCAGCCAGAGCCTATCTGGACGGTTCTGATTTTTCTGCGGCAGAAATTGCCAGACGGTCCCTGGGTATAGCCGGAGATATCTGTGTCTTTACGAATCACAGCATCACTTTGGAGGAAATTTCATGA
- the xerA gene encoding site-specific tyrosine recombinase/integron integrase, which translates to MTVNDKDLQDYENHIRTLHGLSERTLRAYRNDISSWLEFLKQQELSLEEAGRDEARLYISSLSMRQLAASTINRSLSSLKSFYSFLEIRGAVKGNPFTAVRSMKKTATLPVYLTNREVSILLDHVEGEDFTAHRDRSLFEMLYSTGCRVSELCHLSVQSVDRNRILIRGKGGKERYVFIGEKARIALNDYLPLRKARLVQKGLQDITALILDERGQGLTTRGVYYLLQKYMRKSGLNRKIGPHAFRHAFATEILNEGADIRVVQELLGHASLSTTQVYTHTGIERIRKVYRNAHPHGKRNIHRRTV; encoded by the coding sequence ATGACTGTCAATGATAAAGATCTTCAGGACTATGAAAACCATATCAGGACTCTCCACGGGCTGTCAGAGCGAACACTTCGGGCCTATCGGAATGATATCAGTTCATGGCTTGAATTCCTGAAACAGCAGGAACTCTCATTGGAGGAAGCAGGCCGGGACGAGGCGCGTCTGTACATCAGTTCTCTCTCAATGAGGCAACTGGCGGCATCAACCATCAACAGATCCCTCTCTTCTCTCAAGAGCTTCTACAGCTTTCTTGAAATTCGCGGTGCTGTGAAGGGTAATCCCTTTACGGCTGTCCGTTCTATGAAAAAAACGGCAACTCTGCCGGTGTATCTGACCAATAGGGAAGTCAGTATCCTTCTGGACCATGTGGAGGGTGAAGATTTTACGGCCCATCGCGACAGAAGCCTTTTTGAAATGCTCTATTCTACGGGATGCCGGGTGAGCGAGCTCTGTCATCTCTCTGTTCAGTCTGTAGACCGCAACAGAATTCTGATTCGCGGGAAGGGAGGAAAGGAGCGCTATGTCTTTATCGGTGAAAAGGCCAGAATTGCCTTAAATGACTATCTCCCCCTGAGGAAAGCACGGCTGGTTCAGAAAGGTCTGCAAGACATTACGGCCCTCATTCTGGATGAACGCGGTCAGGGACTGACAACGAGGGGTGTCTACTATCTCCTTCAAAAGTATATGAGAAAATCCGGGTTGAACAGGAAAATCGGCCCTCATGCCTTCAGGCATGCTTTTGCCACGGAAATACTGAATGAGGGTGCGGATATCAGGGTTGTCCAGGAACTGCTGGGACATGCCAGCCTTTCCACAACTCAGGTCTATACCCACACGGGGATTGAAAGGATCCGGAAGGTTTACCGGAATGCTCATCCCCATGGAAAAAGAAATATTCACAGGAGAACTGTATGA